The Vanessa tameamea isolate UH-Manoa-2023 chromosome 2, ilVanTame1 primary haplotype, whole genome shotgun sequence genome has a segment encoding these proteins:
- the LOC113401956 gene encoding uncharacterized protein LOC113401956 isoform X4 — translation MEKEKIVFKGSHPDSLYRVANDSGAGSNQFVRALRVLRWPLALFTVCVALAVFVYFLMPVNMDADSDSVNATYWAESISEAQTHNNRNKMAIKPTLQTGTEKSRPPGSNPPEIDFYDSDHNNYDLSSIVDIVTEKLPKRKLPLPPIFPTHIAPEVQYGNEEADSESSRSPKLLKVTTTVPSDSTLKPHITQKPEKPLAVYFKDGNAITTTSTEGVTITESITHAESSNDIANYLKQQAKINIMKYSKPEIQVEQVSPSSVPLPQFDTAKMKQLFVPKPDVPPEVQEYYSRPAVNRDVKFTSGHSKLFGISIEDAENMKSTTQNSLYNTRVSPTLPTWRDRDDSTTKKYPINGNFDVPQCRSTRLPLCRGVLPYDLAGAPATVGMVDVTTLLPQIEYLVSTNCSLRVRHFACSLLEPECSPPPYSPKLPCYNFCKAIVDSCDGMLPTDLQAMFACNQYSSSNCATARAPCFSRELACGDGSCVPRDWICDGTRDCPGGEDEMPCSACENNEYRCSSGLCITKRWLCDGYADCPSGEDEQEDLCRRRLRAEGGYGEDVGEPGEELAGSAPAPSVRKPNRLHVPQNRNYAALRNAGDTDSSQELLMTSDSNNALRRNFTRRPSLSRLSPYKRPKPLEFKHDSEENNENASAAPIIHQHQNRTRKPNSKNVNINEDNLDDSPENVNLEDLGLFGDVEKEKKEEQTERKGQKKQPFRPMNRATDLVESTKLDKTINTLEKVIDGAGMLRKAARDNREETVDSPESTHTADATDGAAGAHNSAHNSAHASPCPSGELRCVDGRCITFAQLCDGTIDCSDHADEDNCYT, via the exons GGTTCACATCCAGACAGCTTATATCGCGTGGCGAATGACAGTGGCGCCGGTTCAAACCAGTTCGTCCGGGCGTTACGTGTGCTGCGATGGCCGCTCGCACTCTTCACCGTATGCGTCGCGCTTGCAGTATTCGTTTATTTCCTTATGCCAg TTAACATGGACGCTGACTCAGACTCGGTGAATGCTACATATTGGGCAGAAAGTATTTCAGAGGCTCAAACACATAATAATCGAAACAAAATGGCTATCAAACCAACTTTGCAAACAGGAACAGAAAAGTCGCGACCGCCAG GTTCAAACCCACCGGAAATCGACTTTTATGATTCTGACCACAACAACTATGATTTATCTTCTATAGTTGATATAGTAACTGAAAAACTACCGAAAAGAAAACTACCCCTTCCACCCATATTTCCTACCCACATAGCTCCAGAGGTTCAATATGGAAATGAGGAAGCAGATTCAGAAAGCTCTCGTTCTCCCAAATTACTCAAGGTTACTACAACTGTGCCTAGTGATTCTACACTAAAACCACACATAACTCAGAAACCAGAAAAACCACttgctgtttattttaaagacgGCAATGCAATTACAACTACGAGTACAGAAGGGGTAACAATAACTGAAAGCATCACACACGCGGAATCATCCAACGATATAGCTAATTATCTTAAACAAcaggcaaaaataaatataatgaaatattcaaagCCAGAAATACAAGTTGAACAAGTTTCTCCATCTTCTGTGCCTTTACCACAATTTGATACTGCAAAAATGAAGCAACTCTTCGTACCAAAGCCAGACGTTCCTCCTGAAGTGCAAGAATATTACAGTCGGCCAGCCGTCAACAGAGATGTCAAATTCACCTCAGGTCATTCAAAACTTTTCGGTATTTCAATAGAAGACGCGGAAAATATGAAGTCTACTACTCAAAATTCACTTTATAACACAAGGGTGTCCCCAACTCTACCAACATGGCGGGACCGAGATGATtccacaacaaaaaaatatcctatAAATGGTAACTTCGATG TGCCTCAATGTCGTTCCACACGCCTGCCTCTATGCCGCGGAGTTCTGCCGTATGACTTAGCGGGAGCCCCGGCCACCGTTGGCATGGTGGACGTAACGACCTTGCTACCACAAATAGAATATCTCGTCAGCACTAACTGCAGCTTAAGAGTCAGGCACTTCGCTTGTTCGCTTCTCGAGCCAGAATGCAGTCCGCCACCATACTCCCCGAAACTGCCATGCTATAACTTTTGCAAAG cGATCGTCGACAGCTGTGATGGTATGTTGCCAACGGATCTCCAGGCCATGTTCGCTTGCAATCAGTACTCTAGTAGCAACTGTGCAACTGCTCGCGCTCCTTGCTTCTCGCGTGAACTTGCATGTGGAGACGGTTCCTGTGTGCCAAGAGACTGGATCTGCGACGGAACCAGAGATTGTCCAGGCGGCGAAGATGAGATGCCTTGTTCAGCTTGCGAAAATAACGAATATcg ctGCAGCTCCGGCCTTTGCATCACAAAGCGATGGCTTTGCGATGGATACGCTGACTGTCCTAGTGGAGAAGATGAACAAGAAGACTTATGTCGAAGAAGACTTCGAGCTGAAGGCGGCTACGGAGAGGACGTGGGGGAGCCTGGAGAGGAATTAGCTGGTTCAGCTCCAGCACCATCAGTTCGCAAACCGAACAGGCTGCATGTTCCACAAAATAGAAACTATGCTGCACTTCGTAATG CAGGAGATACTGACAGCAGTCAGGAATTACTCATGACTAGCGACAGCAACAATGCTTTAAGGCGTAACTTCACACGGCGGCCTTCTTTGTCACGCTTAAGCCCATATAAACGTCCTAAACCACTTGAATTCAAACATGATTCAGAAGAAAATAACGAGAATGCAAGTGCAGCACCAATAATACATCAACATCAAAACAGAACTAGAAAACctaattctaaaaatgtaaatataaatgaagacAATTTAGATGATTCACCAGAAAATGTTAACTTGGAAGATCTCGGATTATTCGGTGATGTTGAGAAAGAGAAAAAAGAAGAACAGACGGAGAGAAAGGgacaaaaaaaacaaccatTCAGGCCAATGAATCGAGCGACTGACTTAGTGGAATCAACTAAGTTAGACAAAACTATAAATACACTAGAAAAAGTTATCGATGGAGCTGGCATGTTGAGG AAAGCGGCTCGTGACAACCGCGAAGAAACTGTAGACTCTCCAGAGAGCACCCACACCGCGGACGCGACCGACGGCGCGGCGGGCGCCCACAACAGCGCCCACAACAGCGCCCACGCGTCGCCGTGCCCCAGCGGCGAGCTGCGCTGCGTGGATGGGCGCTGTATCACCTTCGCTCAGCTCTGCGATGGCACCATCGACTGTTCCGACCACGCCGACGAAGACAACTGCTACACGTGA
- the LOC113401956 gene encoding uncharacterized protein LOC113401956 isoform X1, whose amino-acid sequence MVNGNYVLYGDRPSSDSEIVCDHVQTRTAERKTKRKTNKTTSANERHSRNVAELDNETDAVKYEKKIKEPRLLRYVPTTDVEENFVTEKYETYDLKLEEPPKKHTFTKKPKNPADGSINYAYSHSSSSCSSPNLPTISEHGEQYGTYRVRSPQLPNANDIQGYDTKLDKYFAKPREVKTFAAKVGYNGSHPDSLYRVANDSGAGSNQFVRALRVLRWPLALFTVCVALAVFVYFLMPVNMDADSDSVNATYWAESISEAQTHNNRNKMAIKPTLQTGTEKSRPPGSNPPEIDFYDSDHNNYDLSSIVDIVTEKLPKRKLPLPPIFPTHIAPEVQYGNEEADSESSRSPKLLKVTTTVPSDSTLKPHITQKPEKPLAVYFKDGNAITTTSTEGVTITESITHAESSNDIANYLKQQAKINIMKYSKPEIQVEQVSPSSVPLPQFDTAKMKQLFVPKPDVPPEVQEYYSRPAVNRDVKFTSGHSKLFGISIEDAENMKSTTQNSLYNTRVSPTLPTWRDRDDSTTKKYPINGNFDVPQCRSTRLPLCRGVLPYDLAGAPATVGMVDVTTLLPQIEYLVSTNCSLRVRHFACSLLEPECSPPPYSPKLPCYNFCKAIVDSCDGMLPTDLQAMFACNQYSSSNCATARAPCFSRELACGDGSCVPRDWICDGTRDCPGGEDEMPCSACENNEYRCSSGLCITKRWLCDGYADCPSGEDEQEDLCRRRLRAEGGYGEDVGEPGEELAGSAPAPSVRKPNRLHVPQNRNYAALRNAGDTDSSQELLMTSDSNNALRRNFTRRPSLSRLSPYKRPKPLEFKHDSEENNENASAAPIIHQHQNRTRKPNSKNVNINEDNLDDSPENVNLEDLGLFGDVEKEKKEEQTERKGQKKQPFRPMNRATDLVESTKLDKTINTLEKVIDGAGMLRKAARDNREETVDSPESTHTADATDGAAGAHNSAHNSAHASPCPSGELRCVDGRCITFAQLCDGTIDCSDHADEDNCYT is encoded by the exons aTGGTTAACGGTAATTACGTGTTATATGGGGACAGACCGTCCTCAGATTCAGAGATTGTTTGCGATCACGTTCAAACACGCACGGCTGAAAGAAAAACTaagagaaaaacaaataaaactacatcTGCTAATGAAAGACATTCACGTAATGTAGCCGAGCTTGACAATGAGACAGATGCCGTTAAATACGAGAAGAAAATAAAGGAGCCGAGACTTTTGCGTTACGTTCCAACTACAGATGTTGAAGAAAACTTTGTCACGGAAAAGTATGAAACATACGATTTGAAACTCGAAGAACCACCAAAAAAGCATACTTTTACAAAGAAGCCTAAAAATCCGGCCGATGGTTCAATAAATTACGCTTATTCGCATTCCAGTAGCAGCTGCAGCTCACCGAATTTACCGACGATATCTGAGCACGGTGAACAGTATGGCACTTATCGGGTCAGATCTCCGCAACTTCCGAATGCTAACGATATACAGGGTTATGATACCAAGCTCGACAAATACTTCGCTAAGCCGCGAGAAGTGAAGACATTTGCAGCTAAGGTAGGATACAAC GGTTCACATCCAGACAGCTTATATCGCGTGGCGAATGACAGTGGCGCCGGTTCAAACCAGTTCGTCCGGGCGTTACGTGTGCTGCGATGGCCGCTCGCACTCTTCACCGTATGCGTCGCGCTTGCAGTATTCGTTTATTTCCTTATGCCAg TTAACATGGACGCTGACTCAGACTCGGTGAATGCTACATATTGGGCAGAAAGTATTTCAGAGGCTCAAACACATAATAATCGAAACAAAATGGCTATCAAACCAACTTTGCAAACAGGAACAGAAAAGTCGCGACCGCCAG GTTCAAACCCACCGGAAATCGACTTTTATGATTCTGACCACAACAACTATGATTTATCTTCTATAGTTGATATAGTAACTGAAAAACTACCGAAAAGAAAACTACCCCTTCCACCCATATTTCCTACCCACATAGCTCCAGAGGTTCAATATGGAAATGAGGAAGCAGATTCAGAAAGCTCTCGTTCTCCCAAATTACTCAAGGTTACTACAACTGTGCCTAGTGATTCTACACTAAAACCACACATAACTCAGAAACCAGAAAAACCACttgctgtttattttaaagacgGCAATGCAATTACAACTACGAGTACAGAAGGGGTAACAATAACTGAAAGCATCACACACGCGGAATCATCCAACGATATAGCTAATTATCTTAAACAAcaggcaaaaataaatataatgaaatattcaaagCCAGAAATACAAGTTGAACAAGTTTCTCCATCTTCTGTGCCTTTACCACAATTTGATACTGCAAAAATGAAGCAACTCTTCGTACCAAAGCCAGACGTTCCTCCTGAAGTGCAAGAATATTACAGTCGGCCAGCCGTCAACAGAGATGTCAAATTCACCTCAGGTCATTCAAAACTTTTCGGTATTTCAATAGAAGACGCGGAAAATATGAAGTCTACTACTCAAAATTCACTTTATAACACAAGGGTGTCCCCAACTCTACCAACATGGCGGGACCGAGATGATtccacaacaaaaaaatatcctatAAATGGTAACTTCGATG TGCCTCAATGTCGTTCCACACGCCTGCCTCTATGCCGCGGAGTTCTGCCGTATGACTTAGCGGGAGCCCCGGCCACCGTTGGCATGGTGGACGTAACGACCTTGCTACCACAAATAGAATATCTCGTCAGCACTAACTGCAGCTTAAGAGTCAGGCACTTCGCTTGTTCGCTTCTCGAGCCAGAATGCAGTCCGCCACCATACTCCCCGAAACTGCCATGCTATAACTTTTGCAAAG cGATCGTCGACAGCTGTGATGGTATGTTGCCAACGGATCTCCAGGCCATGTTCGCTTGCAATCAGTACTCTAGTAGCAACTGTGCAACTGCTCGCGCTCCTTGCTTCTCGCGTGAACTTGCATGTGGAGACGGTTCCTGTGTGCCAAGAGACTGGATCTGCGACGGAACCAGAGATTGTCCAGGCGGCGAAGATGAGATGCCTTGTTCAGCTTGCGAAAATAACGAATATcg ctGCAGCTCCGGCCTTTGCATCACAAAGCGATGGCTTTGCGATGGATACGCTGACTGTCCTAGTGGAGAAGATGAACAAGAAGACTTATGTCGAAGAAGACTTCGAGCTGAAGGCGGCTACGGAGAGGACGTGGGGGAGCCTGGAGAGGAATTAGCTGGTTCAGCTCCAGCACCATCAGTTCGCAAACCGAACAGGCTGCATGTTCCACAAAATAGAAACTATGCTGCACTTCGTAATG CAGGAGATACTGACAGCAGTCAGGAATTACTCATGACTAGCGACAGCAACAATGCTTTAAGGCGTAACTTCACACGGCGGCCTTCTTTGTCACGCTTAAGCCCATATAAACGTCCTAAACCACTTGAATTCAAACATGATTCAGAAGAAAATAACGAGAATGCAAGTGCAGCACCAATAATACATCAACATCAAAACAGAACTAGAAAACctaattctaaaaatgtaaatataaatgaagacAATTTAGATGATTCACCAGAAAATGTTAACTTGGAAGATCTCGGATTATTCGGTGATGTTGAGAAAGAGAAAAAAGAAGAACAGACGGAGAGAAAGGgacaaaaaaaacaaccatTCAGGCCAATGAATCGAGCGACTGACTTAGTGGAATCAACTAAGTTAGACAAAACTATAAATACACTAGAAAAAGTTATCGATGGAGCTGGCATGTTGAGG AAAGCGGCTCGTGACAACCGCGAAGAAACTGTAGACTCTCCAGAGAGCACCCACACCGCGGACGCGACCGACGGCGCGGCGGGCGCCCACAACAGCGCCCACAACAGCGCCCACGCGTCGCCGTGCCCCAGCGGCGAGCTGCGCTGCGTGGATGGGCGCTGTATCACCTTCGCTCAGCTCTGCGATGGCACCATCGACTGTTCCGACCACGCCGACGAAGACAACTGCTACACGTGA